One stretch of Longimicrobium sp. DNA includes these proteins:
- a CDS encoding mannose-1-phosphate guanylyltransferase codes for MQTPSTPATPPPVPHLWTVILAGGVGSRFWPVSTPARPKQLLPLASERALIRDTVDRIVPLVPQERLRILTGAHLAEPILATLPELGPGNLLLEPAARGTAPVLAWAAAELERRDPDAVMVSLHSDHVIHPPEAFRALITRAAELAAGHRRLFTIGAVPTRPETGYGYIRVGAGLAALEEAPHGEAGCEVARFVEKPDRATAEGYLASGDYLWNTGLFVWRAGDLLDEIERVSPELAELVPIVREGGTEEFFARAPNISVDNAVLERSSRVGVVRATFAWDDVGAWDAVARTRGIESPGNCLVGEAYAVASEGTTIYAEDGPVVAFGVEDLVIVRTNGITFVAHRDRSPDLKALLAELPERLRNP; via the coding sequence TTGCAGACTCCGAGTACACCCGCCACCCCGCCGCCGGTTCCCCATCTCTGGACGGTGATCCTGGCGGGCGGGGTCGGCTCGCGCTTCTGGCCGGTTTCCACCCCCGCGCGCCCCAAGCAGCTCCTGCCGCTCGCCTCCGAGCGCGCGCTGATCCGCGACACGGTGGACCGCATCGTCCCGCTCGTTCCCCAGGAGCGGCTGCGGATCCTCACCGGCGCCCACCTCGCCGAGCCGATCCTGGCGACGTTGCCCGAGCTGGGGCCGGGGAACCTGCTGCTGGAGCCCGCCGCGCGGGGAACGGCGCCGGTCCTGGCCTGGGCCGCGGCCGAGCTGGAGCGGCGCGACCCCGACGCGGTGATGGTGTCGCTGCACTCCGACCACGTGATCCACCCGCCCGAGGCCTTCCGCGCGCTGATCACCCGCGCGGCGGAGCTGGCCGCCGGGCACCGCCGCCTGTTCACCATCGGCGCCGTGCCCACGCGCCCCGAGACGGGGTACGGCTACATCCGCGTGGGTGCCGGGCTCGCCGCTCTCGAGGAGGCGCCGCACGGCGAGGCGGGGTGCGAGGTGGCGCGGTTCGTGGAGAAGCCGGACCGCGCGACGGCGGAAGGATACCTGGCCTCGGGCGACTACCTGTGGAACACGGGGCTCTTCGTCTGGCGCGCGGGCGACCTGCTGGACGAGATCGAGCGCGTGTCCCCCGAGCTGGCGGAGCTCGTCCCCATCGTCCGCGAGGGGGGAACGGAGGAGTTCTTCGCGCGGGCGCCCAACATCTCCGTCGACAACGCGGTGCTGGAGCGCTCGTCGCGGGTGGGCGTGGTGCGCGCCACCTTCGCGTGGGACGACGTGGGCGCGTGGGACGCGGTGGCGCGCACGCGGGGGATCGAATCGCCCGGCAACTGCCTGGTGGGCGAGGCGTACGCGGTGGCCTCGGAGGGAACCACGATCTATGCCGAGGACGGCCCGGTGGTTGCGTTCGGCGTGGAGGACCTGGTGATCGTCCGCACCAACGGGATCACCTTCGTGGCGCACCGCGACCGCTCGCCGGACCTGAAGGCGCTGCTGGCCGAGCTTCCGGAGCGGCTGCGAAATCCGTGA
- a CDS encoding response regulator transcription factor, whose protein sequence is MTDAHAADPQLRRVLVADDEPHIGHIIRLKLEQGPYTVVLVSDGEEALEQLRGDEPIDVVLLDIMMPRATGLEVLEQLRAMPHRSDTPVIILTAKGQDADRRQALELGATDFFTKPFSPKKLLARVDELFGAPAPDGA, encoded by the coding sequence ATGACCGACGCCCATGCGGCCGACCCGCAGCTCCGCCGTGTGCTGGTGGCCGACGACGAGCCGCACATCGGCCACATCATCCGCCTGAAGCTGGAGCAGGGCCCCTACACCGTGGTGCTGGTGTCCGACGGCGAGGAGGCGCTGGAGCAGCTGCGCGGCGACGAGCCCATCGACGTGGTGCTGCTCGACATCATGATGCCGCGCGCCACCGGGCTCGAGGTGCTGGAGCAGCTGCGGGCCATGCCGCACCGGAGCGACACGCCGGTCATCATCCTGACCGCCAAGGGGCAGGACGCCGACCGGCGGCAGGCGCTGGAGCTGGGCGCCACCGACTTCTTCACCAAGCCGTTCAGCCCCAAGAAGCTGCTGGCGCGCGTCGACGAGCTGTTCGGCGCCCCCGCGCCCGACGGCGCGTAG
- a CDS encoding roadblock/LC7 domain-containing protein, with product MSELDQALDRIRSHDGVEHVLVLGRDGLLIQHAGLRPLDADTVSAMVPGVAQAAASLGGAAGLGDASTVVVRLDEGVAVVQGLSPEVLLAVLVRGNVGFAPLLRDLGRSRDELAALV from the coding sequence ATGTCCGAGCTCGACCAGGCGCTGGACCGCATCCGCAGCCACGACGGCGTGGAGCACGTGCTGGTGCTGGGGCGCGACGGGCTGCTGATCCAGCACGCGGGGCTCCGTCCGCTGGATGCCGACACGGTTTCGGCCATGGTCCCCGGCGTGGCGCAGGCCGCGGCCTCGCTGGGCGGCGCGGCGGGCCTCGGCGACGCCTCCACCGTGGTCGTCCGGCTGGACGAGGGGGTGGCCGTGGTGCAGGGGCTGTCGCCCGAGGTGCTGCTGGCCGTGCTGGTGCGCGGCAACGTGGGCTTCGCGCCCCTGCTGCGCGACCTGGGCCGCAGCCGCGACGAGCTGGCCGCGCTGGTCTGA
- the serS gene encoding serine--tRNA ligase: MLELRQVRQDPDAFRAALARRGKPAETDAAIARVVELDTERRALIAEGDELKSRRNAVSAQVAERKRAKEDAADLIAETRGIGDRIRAIDARLREVEGEIESILLRVPNLVHDSVPGGGEEANTVVRSWGEPAKPAFEPRPHWEIAQALGMLDLPGGARVAGSGFPAYRGMGARLQRALINFFLDLHTGKHGYTEVEPPFLVTRESMQGTGQYPKFVEDGDAYELPEDGLFLVPTSEVPLVNLHRDDLLEADRLPIAFTAYSPCFRREAGAAGKDTRGLLRLHQFDKVEMVRFERPDASWDALETITAHAEEALRLLGLPYRVLLLAAGDTGFSAAKTYDLEVWAPGVGKWLEVSSASNCTDFQARRANIRFRPEPGAKPEFVHTLNASGLALPRTVVAILETYQNEDGSVTVPEVLRPWMGADRIA, from the coding sequence ATGCTGGAGCTGCGCCAGGTCCGCCAGGACCCCGACGCCTTCCGCGCCGCGCTGGCCCGCCGCGGCAAGCCCGCCGAGACCGACGCGGCGATCGCCCGCGTGGTGGAGCTCGACACCGAGCGCCGCGCCCTGATCGCCGAGGGCGACGAGCTGAAGTCGCGCCGCAACGCCGTATCCGCGCAGGTGGCCGAGCGCAAGCGCGCGAAGGAGGACGCCGCCGACCTGATCGCCGAGACGCGGGGGATCGGCGACCGCATCAGGGCCATCGACGCGCGGCTGCGCGAGGTGGAGGGGGAGATCGAATCCATCCTCCTCCGCGTTCCCAACCTCGTGCACGACTCCGTGCCCGGGGGTGGGGAAGAGGCGAACACCGTGGTGCGCAGCTGGGGCGAGCCCGCGAAGCCCGCGTTCGAGCCCAGGCCGCACTGGGAGATCGCGCAGGCGCTGGGAATGCTGGACCTTCCCGGCGGGGCGCGCGTGGCGGGGAGCGGCTTTCCCGCGTACCGGGGGATGGGGGCGCGGCTGCAGCGCGCGCTGATCAACTTCTTCCTCGATCTCCATACCGGGAAGCACGGCTACACCGAGGTGGAGCCGCCCTTCCTGGTGACCCGCGAGTCGATGCAGGGGACGGGGCAGTACCCCAAGTTCGTGGAAGACGGGGACGCGTACGAGCTGCCCGAGGACGGGCTCTTCCTGGTCCCCACGAGCGAAGTGCCGCTGGTGAACCTGCACCGCGACGACCTGCTGGAGGCGGACCGGCTGCCGATCGCCTTCACCGCGTACTCGCCCTGCTTCCGGCGCGAAGCCGGGGCGGCGGGAAAGGACACCCGCGGGCTGCTGCGGCTGCACCAGTTCGACAAGGTGGAGATGGTGCGCTTCGAGCGTCCCGATGCCTCGTGGGACGCGCTGGAGACCATCACCGCCCACGCGGAGGAGGCGCTGCGGCTGCTCGGCCTCCCCTACCGCGTGCTGCTGCTGGCGGCGGGCGACACGGGGTTCAGCGCGGCGAAGACGTACGACCTGGAGGTGTGGGCGCCGGGGGTGGGGAAGTGGCTGGAGGTGAGCAGCGCGTCCAACTGCACCGACTTCCAGGCGCGCCGCGCCAACATCCGCTTTCGCCCGGAGCCGGGGGCGAAGCCGGAGTTCGTGCACACGCTGAACGCCTCGGGGCTGGCGCTGCCGCGCACCGTGGTGGCCATCCTGGAGACGTACCAGAACGAAGACGGCTCGGTGACGGTGCCCGAGGTGCTGCGCCCCTGGATGGGCGCGGACCGGATCGCCTGA
- a CDS encoding HAMP domain-containing sensor histidine kinase: MPAFRLNRRHLPTALGLLAAATLAWYLLYSQFLVREMRHESVVHSRIVVRILTALNDPSEAAPMRTLLELSTEVQDLDFPIVYTDNDGFPAFATNLPFKADVNDSAGAVRVLEYAAELRRHNPPIVEPGLGTIYYGDTPTIRRLRWIPWLQVSAMACLLIAAGWMIRHNARTERERIWAAMARESAHQMATPLSSLAGWVEILRLPEEEREDMATLPAVAAEMEADLDRLEKVARRFEWIGRPVQKQPVEVRPLLRVLERYVRVRLPQLRRSVDLRLDVPEGVPPIDGNAILLEWALENLIKNALDALAGSGGSITIEAQAPSERTVEVRVVDNGPGVAPAVRNTIFDPGVSTKKGGWGVGLSLARRIVEDVHGGRLYLAPVEKGATFVMVLPAAERPPASEAEKTGPGLGIAARIGLPWGAKPQGAAGADGAGAGEQPRGSAGSAAGD, translated from the coding sequence GTGCCGGCCTTCCGCCTGAACCGACGGCACCTGCCCACCGCGCTGGGGCTGCTGGCCGCGGCCACGCTGGCGTGGTACCTCCTCTACAGCCAGTTCCTGGTCCGCGAGATGCGCCACGAGAGCGTGGTGCACTCGCGGATCGTCGTCCGCATCCTGACCGCGCTGAACGACCCCAGCGAGGCCGCGCCCATGCGCACCCTGCTGGAGCTGTCCACCGAGGTGCAGGACCTGGACTTTCCCATCGTCTACACCGACAACGACGGCTTTCCCGCCTTCGCCACGAACCTTCCCTTCAAGGCCGACGTGAACGACTCGGCGGGGGCGGTGCGGGTGCTGGAGTACGCCGCGGAGCTCCGGCGCCACAACCCGCCCATCGTGGAGCCGGGGCTGGGGACGATCTACTACGGCGACACGCCGACGATCCGCCGCCTGCGCTGGATTCCCTGGCTGCAGGTGAGCGCCATGGCGTGCCTGCTGATCGCGGCGGGGTGGATGATCCGCCACAACGCCCGCACCGAGCGCGAGCGCATCTGGGCGGCAATGGCGCGCGAGAGCGCGCACCAGATGGCCACGCCGCTGTCGTCGCTCGCGGGGTGGGTGGAGATCCTGCGCCTGCCCGAGGAGGAGCGCGAGGACATGGCCACCCTTCCCGCGGTGGCGGCGGAGATGGAGGCCGACCTGGACCGGCTGGAGAAGGTGGCGCGGCGCTTCGAGTGGATCGGGCGGCCCGTGCAGAAGCAGCCGGTGGAGGTGCGGCCGCTGCTGCGCGTGCTGGAGCGCTACGTGCGCGTGCGCCTGCCGCAGCTGCGCCGCAGCGTGGACCTGCGCCTGGACGTGCCCGAGGGGGTGCCGCCCATCGACGGCAACGCCATCCTGCTGGAGTGGGCGCTGGAGAACCTGATCAAGAACGCGCTGGACGCGCTGGCCGGCTCGGGCGGCAGCATCACCATCGAGGCGCAGGCGCCGTCGGAGCGCACCGTGGAGGTGCGGGTGGTGGACAACGGGCCGGGGGTGGCGCCCGCGGTGCGCAACACCATCTTCGACCCCGGCGTGAGCACCAAGAAGGGGGGATGGGGGGTGGGCCTCTCCCTCGCCCGGCGGATCGTGGAGGACGTGCACGGCGGGCGGCTCTACCTGGCGCCCGTGGAGAAGGGCGCGACCTTCGTGATGGTCCTCCCCGCCGCCGAGCGCCCCCCCGCATCCGAGGCGGAGAAGACCGGCCCCGGGCTGGGGATCGCCGCGCGCATCGGGCTGCCGTGGGGAGCCAAGCCGCAGGGCGCCGCTGGAGCGGATGGGGCCGGGGCGGGGGAGCAGCCGCGAGGCTCGGCAGGGTCGGCGGCGGGGGATTGA
- a CDS encoding ATP-dependent helicase, which translates to MAVDLSHLNPEQRDAATHFEGPLLVLAGAGSGKTRVLVNRIAWLIDEMGVDPAAILALTFTNKAAGEMRDRIRTLLGREPQGMWMGTFHAIGARILRRDAPRLGWTPGFMVYDAEDTEALTKRIVRDHLKLDLKRWPPRAIHHAISAAKNELTSPEAYAQAAQDVFELTVADAYPIYQKALRDANAFDFDDLLVKPVELFRTNERVLQRYRERFRFVLVDEYQDTNRAQYVFLRLLAEEHQNLFVVGDDDQSIYGWRGADIRNILDFEKDFPGARTVRLEQNYRSTQTILDAANRVISENRKRKGKTLRTEHVGGEALTLVECADEKDESEWVAAEINARMADDARLKLKHFVILYRTNSQSRSLEEALRREGMAYRVIGGIRFYERREVKDSLAYLRLVANPAADEAFLRIVNVPRRGIGDASIARLGEYATANGLSLLAAAERAGQIEEIRGPASRALPELASLVAKHAAVADRLPLDEVLRGIVTESGLIESLKEEGQEGEDRIANVESLIAGAADLQERLLEQDPELLRELEESGDVPPRALDRFLEHVALIADIDQHDPGADAVSMMTLHNAKGLEFPVVFITGLEEGLFPLVRAMDEPEQLEEERRLFYVGITRAERKLYLAYAHRRRRGRDWMDTIPSSFLESLPKNTLDVRHSERTLERTSSYAQPWKSFARGFGTRRERMGLSAPAPRRAEPEDPSYQVDYSDSQDAPSLTKGARVRHPRFGAGTVRELSGFGGDVKVAIDFDAADVGRKVVVLKYANLEREYE; encoded by the coding sequence ATGGCGGTCGATCTTTCGCATCTGAACCCCGAGCAGCGCGACGCGGCCACGCACTTCGAGGGGCCGCTGCTGGTGCTGGCGGGCGCCGGCTCCGGCAAGACGCGCGTGCTGGTGAACCGCATCGCCTGGCTGATCGACGAGATGGGGGTGGACCCGGCGGCGATCCTGGCGCTGACCTTCACCAACAAGGCGGCGGGCGAGATGCGCGACCGCATCCGCACCCTGCTGGGCCGGGAGCCGCAGGGGATGTGGATGGGGACCTTCCACGCCATCGGCGCGCGCATCCTGCGGCGCGACGCGCCGCGGCTGGGGTGGACGCCCGGGTTCATGGTGTACGACGCGGAAGACACCGAGGCGCTGACCAAGCGCATCGTGCGCGACCACCTGAAGCTGGACCTGAAGCGCTGGCCGCCGCGCGCCATCCACCACGCCATCAGCGCCGCCAAGAACGAGCTGACCTCGCCGGAAGCCTACGCGCAGGCCGCGCAGGACGTGTTCGAGCTCACCGTGGCCGACGCCTACCCCATCTACCAGAAGGCGCTGCGCGACGCGAACGCCTTCGACTTCGACGACCTTCTCGTCAAGCCGGTGGAACTCTTCCGCACCAACGAGCGGGTGCTGCAGCGCTACCGCGAGCGCTTCCGCTTCGTCCTCGTCGACGAGTACCAGGACACCAACCGCGCGCAGTACGTCTTTCTCCGCCTGCTGGCCGAGGAGCACCAGAACCTGTTCGTGGTGGGCGACGACGACCAGTCGATCTACGGCTGGCGCGGCGCCGACATCCGCAACATCCTGGACTTCGAGAAGGACTTCCCCGGCGCGCGTACCGTGCGGCTGGAGCAGAACTACCGCTCCACTCAGACGATCCTGGACGCCGCCAACCGCGTCATCAGCGAGAACAGGAAGCGCAAGGGGAAGACGCTGCGCACCGAACACGTGGGCGGCGAGGCGCTGACGCTGGTGGAGTGCGCGGACGAGAAGGACGAGTCGGAGTGGGTGGCGGCCGAGATCAACGCGCGCATGGCCGACGACGCGCGGCTGAAGCTGAAGCACTTCGTCATCCTGTACCGTACCAACAGCCAGTCGCGCTCGCTGGAAGAGGCGCTGCGCCGCGAGGGGATGGCGTACCGGGTGATCGGCGGGATCCGCTTCTACGAGCGGCGCGAGGTAAAGGACTCGCTGGCGTACCTGCGCCTGGTCGCCAACCCCGCCGCGGACGAGGCGTTCCTGCGCATCGTGAACGTCCCCCGCCGCGGCATCGGCGACGCATCGATCGCGCGGCTGGGCGAGTACGCGACGGCCAACGGGCTCTCCCTCCTCGCCGCAGCCGAGCGCGCGGGGCAGATCGAGGAGATCCGCGGGCCGGCGTCGCGCGCGCTCCCCGAGCTGGCCTCGCTCGTCGCCAAGCACGCCGCGGTGGCCGACCGGCTGCCGCTGGACGAGGTGCTGCGGGGGATCGTGACCGAGAGCGGGCTGATCGAGTCGCTGAAGGAGGAGGGGCAGGAGGGCGAGGACCGCATCGCCAACGTGGAGTCGCTGATCGCCGGCGCGGCCGACCTGCAGGAGCGGCTGCTGGAGCAGGACCCCGAGCTGCTGCGCGAGCTGGAGGAGAGCGGCGACGTGCCCCCTCGCGCGCTGGACCGCTTCCTGGAGCACGTGGCGCTGATCGCCGACATCGACCAGCACGACCCCGGCGCAGACGCGGTGAGCATGATGACGCTGCACAACGCCAAGGGGCTGGAGTTCCCGGTGGTCTTCATCACCGGGCTGGAGGAGGGGCTCTTTCCCCTGGTCCGCGCGATGGACGAGCCGGAGCAGCTGGAGGAGGAGCGGCGGCTGTTCTACGTGGGGATCACCCGCGCGGAGCGGAAGCTGTACCTGGCCTACGCGCACAGGCGGAGGCGGGGACGGGACTGGATGGACACCATTCCCAGCTCGTTCCTGGAGTCGCTGCCGAAGAACACGCTGGACGTGCGCCACAGCGAGCGGACGCTGGAGCGCACCAGCAGCTACGCGCAGCCGTGGAAGAGCTTCGCGCGCGGCTTCGGCACCCGCCGCGAGCGGATGGGCCTGTCCGCGCCCGCGCCGCGCCGCGCGGAGCCCGAGGATCCGTCGTACCAGGTGGACTACAGCGACAGCCAGGACGCGCCGAGCCTCACGAAGGGCGCCCGGGTGCGCCATCCGCGCTTCGGCGCCGGAACGGTGCGCGAGCTCTCCGGCTTCGGCGGCGACGTGAAGGTGGCCATCGACTTCGACGCGGCCGACGTGGGCCGGAAGGTGGTGGTCCTGAAGTACGCGAACCTGGAGCGGGAGTACGAATGA
- a CDS encoding esterase/lipase family protein, whose product MSGLRDTRELVVLAHGLGRTPASMWWLARSLRARGYRVLNWGYPSHTLPVSALGERLARDVAAASGDAPRVHFVGHSLGTVLIRWVLAHRPPPRTGRVVMLAPPNRGASKADRVAPYVGWILPPLADLRTAAEATARALAAPAGVEVGIIAGARDRTVRIPETHLEGAAGHVLVPCGHTFIMLRNDVRRLVHGFLATGTFGGIIPRVTSGNEPAA is encoded by the coding sequence ATGAGCGGCTTGCGGGACACGCGCGAGCTTGTCGTCCTTGCCCACGGTCTGGGTCGCACGCCGGCGTCGATGTGGTGGCTGGCGCGGTCGCTGCGGGCGCGCGGCTACCGCGTGCTGAACTGGGGCTACCCCAGCCACACGCTCCCCGTCTCCGCGCTCGGCGAGCGGCTGGCGCGCGACGTTGCCGCGGCATCGGGAGATGCGCCGCGGGTGCACTTCGTGGGGCACAGCCTGGGGACGGTGCTGATCCGCTGGGTGCTGGCGCACCGTCCGCCGCCGCGCACCGGCCGCGTGGTGATGCTGGCGCCGCCCAACCGCGGCGCCAGCAAGGCCGACCGCGTGGCGCCCTACGTCGGCTGGATCCTCCCCCCGCTCGCCGACCTGCGCACCGCCGCCGAGGCGACGGCCCGCGCGCTCGCCGCGCCGGCGGGCGTGGAGGTCGGCATCATCGCCGGCGCGCGGGACCGCACCGTCCGCATCCCCGAGACTCACCTGGAGGGCGCGGCGGGCCACGTGCTGGTCCCCTGCGGCCACACCTTCATCATGCTCCGCAACGACGTGCGCCGCCTGGTGCACGGCTTCCTCGCCACGGGCACGTTCGGCGGCATAATCCCGCGCGTGACCAGTGGAAACGAGCCGGCCGCGTGA
- a CDS encoding type II toxin-antitoxin system RelE/ParE family toxin, translated as MAASAQHEVVEAARYVSQRSNNVAVGDALLERFYDSFALIAATPRLGTRRPEFGRGLRSHSVGNHLVFYRPHRDHVEITRVIHQRQDLRRAFARKQRRVALTPDFEQFVWARVDAGQYATAEAVLTACMEALVEREVVAHDFELWRAQVKLAEEQFERAGDSDRDGASARVRERFRSRKQPPG; from the coding sequence GTGGCGGCGTCCGCGCAGCATGAAGTCGTCGAGGCGGCCCGATATGTATCTCAGAGATCCAACAACGTCGCGGTCGGCGACGCCCTGCTGGAGCGTTTCTACGACTCCTTCGCCCTGATCGCCGCGACGCCACGCCTTGGAACGCGGCGACCGGAGTTCGGGCGCGGGCTCAGGAGTCATTCGGTGGGAAACCACCTCGTGTTCTATCGTCCTCATCGGGATCACGTCGAGATCACCCGCGTCATCCACCAGCGCCAGGATCTCCGCCGGGCATTCGCGAGGAAGCAGCGCAGGGTCGCCCTCACGCCAGACTTCGAGCAGTTCGTCTGGGCACGCGTCGACGCGGGCCAGTACGCCACGGCGGAAGCCGTTCTGACTGCTTGCATGGAAGCGCTGGTCGAGCGGGAGGTCGTGGCCCACGACTTCGAGTTGTGGCGAGCGCAGGTGAAGCTCGCCGAGGAGCAGTTCGAGCGGGCCGGGGATTCGGACAGGGACGGTGCGTCTGCACGCGTGCGCGAACGGTTCCGCAGCCGCAAACAGCCGCCCGGGTGA
- a CDS encoding type II toxin-antitoxin system RelE/ParE family toxin, protein MSGYSLTRTARREALDAAAFIEKNTGDAAAAESLLEQFLTTFDLIASMPGMGTPRPGFGRGMRSHLMGSYIIFHRPHRHYVEVMRVLHQRQSAQRAFSRKRRKITLTPEFEDAVWDRMDSGDYATTDEVLQACLGALELVETGNDYEWLERATRAGLERDRGQEIPGEQAIEMTRAELRRKFRR, encoded by the coding sequence CTGAGTGGCTACTCCCTCACCCGGACCGCTCGGCGGGAGGCGCTCGACGCTGCGGCCTTCATCGAGAAGAATACCGGAGATGCCGCCGCTGCGGAGTCCCTGCTGGAGCAGTTTCTCACCACCTTCGATCTGATCGCTTCGATGCCCGGAATGGGCACTCCGAGGCCGGGTTTCGGTCGAGGGATGAGAAGCCACCTGATGGGCAGCTACATCATCTTCCATCGCCCGCACCGCCATTACGTGGAGGTGATGCGCGTTCTCCACCAGCGTCAGAGTGCCCAGCGCGCATTCTCCAGGAAACGCCGGAAGATCACGCTGACGCCGGAGTTTGAAGACGCGGTTTGGGATCGGATGGATTCTGGCGACTACGCCACCACCGACGAGGTGTTGCAAGCCTGCCTGGGGGCGCTCGAACTGGTCGAAACAGGGAATGATTACGAATGGCTGGAGCGTGCAACCCGGGCTGGGCTGGAAAGGGACCGCGGGCAAGAAATACCCGGCGAGCAGGCGATCGAGATGACTCGTGCGGAGTTGCGCCGAAAGTTCCGTCGCTGA
- a CDS encoding zinc dependent phospholipase C family protein: MKRTAGGLLVVAGVALLLVALTPGHAYAWGPATHAYLSWQMLQQLELLPQAIRTILAAYPYDFVYGSLAADISLAKKYVPEGRHCHHWHVGEEIEQAAASERLKAVGIGYLTHLAADTIAHNFYVPRQLLLTSSTKGLGHSYWEARMDRHVGEFYMRLAREAVTQHDHSQADALFDEVLSGTLFSFRTNRRIFRGLIRFQDNDRWQNIFGTLITMSRWDLTDDTVHQYVVRSFDYIVDYLQRRGEALPRALDPIGERNLELSKKVRRMALQDGASERPELLHEMADEFFPLPDIPFGHLLETPHTNGDGKP, translated from the coding sequence ATGAAGCGCACCGCGGGCGGCCTGCTGGTGGTCGCCGGAGTCGCGCTGCTGCTGGTGGCGCTCACCCCGGGGCACGCGTACGCCTGGGGCCCGGCCACGCACGCCTACCTCAGCTGGCAGATGCTGCAGCAGCTGGAGCTGCTCCCCCAGGCCATCCGCACCATCCTGGCGGCGTATCCGTACGACTTCGTGTACGGCTCGCTGGCGGCCGACATCTCGCTGGCCAAGAAGTACGTGCCCGAGGGGCGCCACTGCCACCACTGGCACGTGGGCGAGGAGATCGAGCAGGCCGCCGCCAGCGAGCGGCTGAAGGCGGTGGGGATCGGGTATCTCACGCACCTGGCCGCCGACACCATCGCGCACAACTTCTACGTCCCCCGGCAGCTGCTGCTGACCTCGTCCACCAAGGGGCTGGGCCACTCGTACTGGGAAGCGCGCATGGACCGCCACGTGGGCGAGTTCTACATGCGCCTGGCGCGCGAGGCCGTCACCCAGCACGACCACTCGCAGGCCGACGCGCTGTTCGACGAGGTGCTGAGCGGCACGCTGTTCTCGTTCCGCACCAACCGCCGCATCTTCCGCGGGCTGATCCGGTTCCAGGACAACGACCGCTGGCAGAACATCTTCGGCACGCTCATCACCATGAGCCGGTGGGACCTGACGGACGACACGGTGCACCAGTACGTGGTCCGCTCGTTCGACTACATCGTGGACTACCTGCAGCGCCGCGGCGAGGCGCTGCCGCGCGCGCTGGATCCCATCGGCGAGCGCAACCTGGAGCTCAGCAAGAAGGTGCGGCGGATGGCGCTGCAGGACGGCGCGTCGGAGCGGCCGGAGCTGCTGCACGAGATGGCCGACGAGTTCTTCCCCCTCCCCGACATCCCCTTCGGCCACCTGCTCGAAACGCCGCACACGAACGGCGACGGCAAGCCGTAG
- a CDS encoding DUF948 domain-containing protein: protein MTILLFQAQAVHDTVFVVQQKPGWQHWVEAFAAIAQIVLAIALLAVGLGVLFAAMKVKALMKKVEEQGQKLRVDLAPAIHNVTAVTENVNFVSKTVRKDAEKLSRSVTAATDKLKTAAEMAQQRVGEFNALIGVVQEEAEALFIGGASAIRGMQAGADTFRRFQTGELEYLGDVYLDEDDEYGAEEDDDGFSLDGAEGEDGDDEGDEIRSGPGRPGRRG, encoded by the coding sequence TTGACGATCCTCCTCTTCCAGGCCCAGGCCGTGCACGACACGGTGTTCGTGGTCCAGCAGAAGCCCGGCTGGCAGCACTGGGTCGAGGCCTTCGCGGCCATCGCCCAGATCGTGCTGGCCATCGCCCTGCTCGCCGTGGGCCTCGGCGTTCTCTTCGCCGCCATGAAGGTGAAGGCGCTGATGAAGAAGGTGGAGGAGCAGGGGCAGAAGCTGCGCGTGGACCTGGCCCCCGCCATCCACAACGTGACCGCGGTGACGGAGAACGTGAACTTCGTCAGCAAGACGGTGCGCAAGGACGCGGAAAAGCTGTCGCGGAGCGTCACCGCCGCGACCGACAAATTGAAGACCGCGGCGGAGATGGCGCAGCAGCGCGTGGGCGAGTTCAACGCGCTGATCGGCGTGGTGCAGGAAGAGGCCGAGGCGCTGTTCATCGGCGGCGCGTCGGCCATCCGCGGCATGCAGGCGGGCGCCGACACCTTCCGCCGCTTCCAGACCGGCGAGCTGGAGTACCTGGGCGACGTCTACCTGGACGAGGACGACGAGTACGGCGCGGAGGAGGACGACGACGGGTTCAGCCTGGACGGCGCCGAAGGGGAGGACGGGGACGACGAGGGGGACGAGATCCGGAGCGGGCCCGGGCGCCCCGGCCGGCGCGGCTAG